Proteins from a genomic interval of Nematostella vectensis chromosome 5, jaNemVect1.1, whole genome shotgun sequence:
- the LOC116605646 gene encoding uncharacterized protein LOC116605646, with amino-acid sequence MLAIFLIVAFFSATAKSSSIPVSSFQRLEATHGGNCLHVFYKVCDPPEACKVEFTAKFEDGSSTVKTSAGKMKPTITPDNSSYVFCMYDLTSSINASCCKYNLSMIQGYGISRHDYISFQVEMCIVQSNVSSFCGTGGWQKFVVPSKNPCLLEKPCRNFGTCSPAPNDYNCTCRSDGLVTGKNCDVPKNYIKLSNQCLMSNESIATKINQTILECAAACDVDANCNSMEFTRISSDSDIGDCVLRKATRSTSATTQCLSDYFEMKTGEKPTADASRGTASVQIIFALISLGLGFSV; translated from the exons ATGCTCGCCATTTTTCTGATTGTTGCATTCTTCAGCGCTACAGCGAAATCATCATCGATTCCAG TGTCATCATTTCAACGGTTAGAAGCAACACATGGGGGGAACTGTCTCCATGTTTTCTACAAAGTCTGTGACCCTCCAGAGGCATGTAAAGTGGAGTTCACCGCGAAATTTGAGGATGGGTCTTCCACGGTAAAGACATCCGCTGGAAAAATGAAACCAACTATCACCCCAGACAACAGCTCATATGTGTTTTGCATGTATgatttgacgtcatcaataaATGCATCATGCTGCAAATATAACCTGTCAATGATTCAAGGTTATGGCATATCCAGGCATGACTACATAAGTTTCCAAGTAGAAATGTGCATAGTGCAAAGTAATGTTTCAAGCTTTTGTGGAACTGGTGGATGGCAGAAATTCGTAGTACCAT CAAAGAATCCATGCTTGCTGGAGAAACCCTGCAGGAATTTTGGAACCTGCTCGCCAGCCCCAAATGACTATAACTGCACGTGCCGTTCTGATGGATTAGTCACTGGCAAAAACTGTGATG TTCCAAAGAATTACATTAAGCTGAGCAATCAGTGTCTGATGAGTAATGAGAGCATAGCGACGAAGATTAACCAGACCATCCTTGAGTGTGCCGCGGCCTGTGATGTTGATGCCAA CTGCAATTCTATGGAGTTTACTCGCATCTCTAGTGACAGTGACATTGGCGACTGTGTTCTTAGAAAAGCAACCCGTTCTACCTCGGCAACCACTCAATGTTTGTCAGACTACTTCGAGATGAAGACTGGCGAGAAACCTACAGCAGATGCTAGCAGGGGAACGGCTAGTGTACAGATAATCTTTGCTTTAATATCTCTTGGTCTTGGTTTCAGTGTCTAA
- the LOC5508973 gene encoding uncharacterized protein LOC5508973, with protein sequence MVPAFKCTLHLPNTMFVFAVIIYLAIDVSRATLLPSNSSKYHLEATNSRNCINIYLAACDPSDSCTVEFTQMKQKTDGSNDILKEDAIKPVTTADNSSYVFCIYDPVVSINASCCKYPVSGRNGSLSLKYGFISFMSKTCVTGSGNCVIRDSRKYVLPLSHDVCLSLTPCRNGGTCHATGGFLYTCACPGGLKGERCDEPVGYEKIGYICLATNESLANVKNKTVSECASLCDNTKSCSSFEFATPSSPDDRGKCVLRSYDQSAVTKLNCGSAYFQKEHERPKSAVTMTTVPKMILVLSITVLRPIL encoded by the exons ATGGTCCCAGCGTTCAAGTGCACTCTCCATCTTCCAAACACCATGTTTGTTTTTGCAGTCATCATTTATCTTGCTATAGATGTGTCCAGGGCGACCCTTTTACCAA GTAACTCCAGCAAATACCATCTCGAAGCCACGAACAGCAGAAATTGCATCAATATATATCTCGCCGCGTGTGACCCATCAGACTCATGCACGGTGGAGTTTACCCAAATGAAACAGAAAACAGACGGGTCAAATGATATCCTCAAAGAAGATGCTATAAAACCCGTTACGACTGCAGACAACAGCTCCTATGTGTTTTGTATCTACGACCCCGTAGTCTCTATCAATGCTTCCTGCTGCAAATACCCTGTCTCGGGGAGAAATGGATCGCTATCTTTGAAATACGGCTTTATTAGTTTTATGAGCAAGACTTGCGTGACAGGAAGTGGGAATTGCGTGATACGGGACTCACGCAAGTATGTCCTTCCTCTAT CTCATGACGTGTGCCTTTCTCTCACGCCTTGTCGGAACGGTGGAACGTGCCACGCTACTGGTGGGTTCCTCTACACGTGCGCCTGTCCTGGTGGACTTAAGGGAGAAAGGTGCGATG AGCCCGTTGGCTATGAGAAGATTGGCTATATATGTCTGGCAACAAACGAAAGCTTGGCAAATGTAAAGAACAAGACTGTTTCTGAGTGTGCTTCACtgtgtgataatacaaaaag TTGCAGTTCGTTCGAATTCGCGACCCCGTCCTCGCCCGACGATCGGGGCAAATGTGTTCTCAGGTCGTACGATCAATCTGCCGTGACCAAGCTGAATTGTGGGTCTGCGTACTTCCAGAAGGAGCATGAAAGACCCAAATCTGCCGTCACCATGACAACGGTCCCAAAAATGATACTAGTGTTATCCATTACAGTCCTCCGACCCATATTGTAG
- the LOC116616011 gene encoding uncharacterized protein LOC116616011 yields MHRFLTKEQRESYLREMFYSSFSNRRPSISSPANNNARKLGFYLQKLYALVENSKGLTNEAGETLKEIVRIRMRGKPSFFEAKLYADYKRFLLVRGQRDVTMRKISEQQCFQCVLKESHAPPPSLPRGDPYWGSRQQLRCGEIVGDTVGGMDAVFGVLLYPAGGKIDSSTLKSMRKKYFPLTRKLKDESEEDIIMYHTAVHDACGYLHEYHGLGPGYNYLGTMLTLIPTFVPQSGRMAALLFWKRLVNEKTVPVEY; encoded by the exons ATGCATCGGTTCTTGACGAAGGAGCAGCGTGAGAGCTACCTTCGTGAGATGTTCTACTCGTCCTTCAGTAACAGGAGACCCAGCATTTCATCGCCAGCCAATAACAATGCCAGAAAACTAGGATTTTATTTGCAGAAACTCTACGCTCTCGTGGAAAACTCCAAAGGTTTGACAAACGAGGCCGGCGAAACGCTCAAAGAAATTGTTAGAATTCGAATGCGCGGTAAACCGAGTTTTTTCGAGGCCAAGCTGTAcgctgattacaagcggtttCTACTTGTGCGAGGTCAGAGAGATGTGACGATGAGGAAGATCAGTGAACAGCAGTGCTTCCAGTGTGTTCTGAAGGAGTCCCACGcgcccccaccctccctccctagGGGAGATCCGTACTGGGGTTCCAGACAGCAGTTACGATGCGGGGAGATTGTTGGAGATACGGTCGGTGGAATGGACGCTGTATTTGGAGTTCTGTTATACCCCGCAG GAGGTAAAATTGACTCATCAACTCTAAAGAGCATGCGCAAAAAGTACTTTCCGCTGACCAGAAAACTTAAGGACGAAAGCGAAGAAGACATTATCATGTATCATACCGCTGTACACGATGCGTGCGGCTACCTCCACGAATACCACGGTCTGGGGCCTGGGTACAACTACCTCGGTACCATGTTAACCCTGATTCCCACGTTTGTGCCTCAGAGCGGGCGAATGGCTGCGTTGCTATTTTGGAAGAGACTCGTTAATGAAAAGACTGTTCCTGTGGAGTACTAG